A DNA window from Paenibacillus sp. HWE-109 contains the following coding sequences:
- a CDS encoding MGH1-like glycoside hydrolase domain-containing protein, giving the protein MHEIETLPDGHDLRLPAWGPYTKQYMGISHISDQARGLRFDLSLMPGFYRRKMDIPSVLWESGYHPWEATADYSFFSHRHELEWKDRVYTDISFSRIADQCRLIRVSLVNQTEHPQNLVLHWMASLQPPRLLGHGDVQVCAEAQLPEGAVWVDALDYSELNFAHPRPSDGLAYDGFLRGETRGQHFTGGSAIGGSFGADQGDLLRYEINLAEPLKNGVFLLRYQTEQSGELELQIGHQTYRFHVEASHSLRVARLPIGTLAAGDFTLSLSACGSGPLVLDGFTLLEHNAAEEVAFVDRPWHIEPELLEGPVPGSLILRYKDCPYHYGLLWNYPHVEIRQYNNDELDRYARHTVHNHVDAVLQGNGKGHFTNVFMRPIHVVPASSKILHGMVCSGTYEEVLASLTAVSLDYDECEAIYKAEHAKLIPPPSYAAGDTYTFSQQLMRATLLTNTVFPVYTKRRYIRHSTPGRWWDSLYTWDSGFIALGFSDLDAGRSIDCLNAYMTEPGDRQAAFIHHGSPVPVQHYVFLELWNQGQSLAFLHHFYPRLRQYYLFLAGKINGSTTGLLRSGLLKTWDYFYNSGGWDDYPPQKYVHAQTLEATVTPIVTTSQAIRIAKILKMAAAMSENWQEDIRDYEQDIERWSHALEKHAWDEEAGYYGYVVHSEQGEPEGLLRHSSGANYNMGMDGLYPLVAGICTKSRADRLVAALFDDKRLWTPIGLSTVDQSAPYYRADGYWNGAVWMPHQWFFWKTMLDLGYSDLASRIADTALDLWKRETEATYNCYEHFIVQTGRGAGWHHFGGLSAPIINWFAAYYQLGKVSTGFNVWMLQMSFNESYTAYQAEFNYASKAEQAFSIVVNMAEGVHYEVEGTGCTVQWTINKCGGVEMYITDCMPQAAVQIRAY; this is encoded by the coding sequence ATGCATGAGATTGAGACACTCCCCGATGGCCATGATCTTAGACTGCCTGCTTGGGGACCTTATACCAAACAATACATGGGTATCTCCCATATCAGCGATCAAGCGCGAGGCTTGCGTTTTGATCTTAGTTTAATGCCTGGCTTCTACAGGAGAAAAATGGATATTCCCAGCGTATTGTGGGAATCCGGCTATCATCCATGGGAGGCAACGGCGGATTACAGCTTCTTCTCCCACCGCCATGAGCTTGAATGGAAAGATCGCGTCTATACCGACATCTCCTTCAGCCGTATCGCCGATCAGTGCCGTCTGATTCGAGTATCCCTCGTGAACCAAACCGAGCATCCGCAAAACTTGGTACTGCACTGGATGGCTTCGCTTCAGCCGCCTCGCCTGCTCGGGCACGGCGATGTTCAGGTATGTGCAGAGGCGCAGCTGCCTGAGGGCGCTGTGTGGGTTGATGCGCTAGATTATAGCGAATTGAATTTCGCACACCCGCGACCGTCGGACGGCTTGGCCTATGACGGTTTTCTTAGGGGGGAAACTCGCGGCCAGCATTTTACGGGAGGGTCCGCAATAGGAGGCAGCTTCGGTGCTGACCAAGGGGACCTTCTGCGTTATGAGATAAACCTCGCAGAGCCTTTAAAGAACGGTGTGTTTTTACTGCGCTACCAAACGGAGCAAAGCGGGGAGCTTGAGCTTCAAATTGGACATCAGACATACCGATTCCATGTAGAAGCTTCCCACTCCCTCAGGGTTGCCCGTCTACCGATCGGGACGCTTGCAGCAGGAGACTTCACGCTCTCCTTATCTGCTTGCGGCTCCGGTCCCTTGGTGCTGGACGGCTTTACCCTACTCGAGCACAACGCTGCCGAGGAGGTTGCCTTTGTCGACCGGCCCTGGCACATTGAGCCTGAATTGCTGGAAGGGCCTGTTCCTGGCAGCCTGATCCTCCGATATAAAGATTGCCCGTATCATTACGGCCTTTTGTGGAACTACCCCCATGTCGAGATACGGCAATACAACAACGACGAACTGGATCGGTATGCCCGTCATACGGTGCATAATCACGTTGATGCCGTCTTGCAGGGGAATGGAAAGGGACACTTTACGAATGTGTTCATGCGTCCCATTCATGTCGTACCCGCTTCATCGAAGATCCTTCATGGCATGGTCTGCTCTGGGACGTACGAAGAAGTGCTTGCCTCCCTAACAGCGGTTTCGCTGGATTACGACGAATGCGAAGCCATTTATAAAGCTGAACATGCGAAGTTAATTCCGCCTCCCTCCTATGCTGCTGGCGACACCTATACGTTTAGCCAGCAGCTTATGCGAGCTACGCTGCTAACCAATACAGTCTTCCCTGTCTACACCAAACGCAGGTATATTCGCCACAGTACGCCAGGGCGCTGGTGGGATTCCCTATATACATGGGATTCAGGGTTTATCGCACTCGGTTTCTCCGATTTGGATGCAGGGCGCTCCATCGATTGCTTGAACGCTTATATGACAGAACCTGGTGACCGCCAGGCTGCCTTCATTCATCATGGCAGCCCGGTGCCTGTGCAGCATTATGTGTTTCTTGAGCTGTGGAACCAAGGGCAGTCTCTCGCCTTCTTGCATCATTTTTATCCGCGATTACGTCAATACTACTTGTTCCTGGCCGGAAAAATTAACGGGTCTACTACTGGCCTACTGCGCTCCGGACTGCTCAAGACATGGGATTACTTCTATAATTCCGGGGGGTGGGACGACTATCCGCCGCAAAAATATGTGCATGCGCAAACGCTGGAAGCAACAGTTACCCCTATTGTGACAACGAGCCAGGCCATTCGTATTGCTAAAATCCTGAAAATGGCTGCCGCAATGTCGGAGAATTGGCAGGAAGACATAAGGGACTACGAGCAGGATATAGAACGATGGAGTCATGCTTTGGAGAAGCATGCGTGGGATGAAGAAGCCGGTTATTACGGCTATGTCGTGCATAGCGAGCAGGGTGAGCCAGAAGGCCTTCTCCGGCACAGCTCCGGGGCCAACTACAATATGGGGATGGATGGGCTTTATCCGCTTGTTGCCGGCATCTGTACCAAATCGCGTGCGGATCGCCTAGTTGCCGCGCTGTTCGATGATAAACGTTTATGGACGCCAATCGGCCTGTCCACCGTTGACCAAAGCGCGCCTTATTATCGGGCGGATGGCTATTGGAACGGCGCGGTTTGGATGCCGCATCAATGGTTTTTCTGGAAAACCATGCTCGATTTGGGTTACTCCGATCTTGCTTCCCGCATCGCGGATACTGCTTTAGACTTATGGAAGCGTGAAACCGAGGCCACCTACAACTGTTATGAGCACTTTATCGTGCAGACAGGTCGAGGCGCAGGATGGCATCATTTCGGCGGTTTGTCGGCTCCGATCATCAATTGGTTTGCTGCTTATTACCAACTTGGCAAAGTTTCCACTGGTTTTAATGTATGGATGCTGCAGATGTCCTTTAACGAAAGCTATACGGCGTATCAGGCGGAATTTAACTATGCAAGTAAAGCGGAACAAGCCTTCAGCATCGTGGTCAACATGGCAGAAGGCGTACACTATGAAGTAGAGGGAACAGGGTGTACCGTGCAGTGGACGATTAACAAGTGTGGTGGTGTAGAAATGTACATTACCGATTGCATGCCGCAGGCCGCTGTGCAGATCCGAGCGTATTAA
- a CDS encoding phosphate/phosphite/phosphonate ABC transporter substrate-binding protein — translation MKKKMLTLMISLSLVAVSAGCGVKADDAKNDTKAVKTKDTITIGWFPNESGADMKVSRDEIGKVVAAATGKKVEHKTTTDYTIAIEAIASGSADMIYTGAQAYVEANAKNKKVQPLVVPSGESGTLNDAVYNSWLNVRKGDGDAYKVGSIYSMDNIVGKKFSFVSNSSTSGFKVPSGRILTYFTKKDKYKALTVDDLLIGGKDKFFSDVLFGGTHQGSAVNLLMGKADVAAFCDTCVANYIELSSGTANTPGAVYKVKQGAAEPFNTQVGKEFEVISVTPVLNQPIVINTGTVSVEDTKKIKDALTSDAVTNNPLIFIPKDSKEPGMFKQKTGKEKFLSVDDAFFNPIRTLYN, via the coding sequence ATGAAAAAGAAAATGTTAACGCTCATGATTTCTTTATCTTTGGTAGCTGTATCAGCAGGTTGTGGTGTGAAAGCCGATGATGCTAAGAATGACACAAAAGCGGTAAAGACGAAGGATACCATCACGATCGGTTGGTTCCCTAATGAATCTGGTGCAGACATGAAAGTTTCACGGGACGAAATTGGGAAAGTTGTTGCAGCCGCAACTGGCAAAAAGGTAGAGCACAAAACGACGACTGACTACACGATCGCTATCGAAGCTATTGCCAGCGGCAGTGCAGATATGATCTATACGGGAGCGCAAGCTTACGTTGAAGCGAATGCTAAGAATAAGAAGGTTCAGCCGCTAGTCGTTCCGAGCGGGGAGTCAGGAACATTGAATGATGCGGTTTATAATAGTTGGTTAAACGTGCGTAAAGGGGATGGGGATGCCTATAAGGTCGGCAGCATCTATTCCATGGATAACATTGTCGGTAAAAAGTTTTCGTTCGTATCCAACTCCTCTACATCCGGATTTAAAGTCCCTTCAGGCAGAATCCTTACCTATTTTACGAAAAAAGACAAATATAAGGCTCTGACTGTGGATGATTTGCTTATAGGCGGCAAAGATAAATTCTTTAGCGATGTGCTTTTTGGAGGAACACACCAAGGATCGGCAGTTAATTTGTTAATGGGTAAAGCGGATGTAGCTGCCTTCTGCGATACTTGCGTGGCTAACTATATCGAACTGAGCTCAGGGACGGCAAACACGCCTGGTGCGGTATACAAAGTAAAACAAGGTGCAGCAGAACCGTTTAATACACAGGTAGGTAAAGAGTTCGAAGTCATTTCGGTTACACCTGTACTGAATCAACCGATTGTTATTAACACAGGTACGGTAAGTGTAGAAGACACGAAGAAAATAAAGGATGCCCTCACATCCGATGCGGTAACGAACAACCCATTGATCTTCATTCCTAAAGATTCGAAGGAGCCAGGCATGTTTAAGCAAAAGACTGGCAAAGAAAAGTTCCTTAGCGTAGATGACGCATTTTTCAATCCTATCAGAACACTCTACAACTAG
- a CDS encoding helix-turn-helix transcriptional regulator yields MPVNLTAYDKEHVDYEDPNFRMKIWTLHHPSQLSDQYGPWHYHEEVELIAVLQGTLTMETTHLNYHLQAGHVVLLGSNELHRSHKHGHDDLLYIVCHVDMAAFMDPSLLSYFAAFTGRSANLTQFNETLRQYPASMQVIYQLIHQMLLDMTIQPRGYELSINASLKKLMYTLIQIDDTHIIKPMDPQLAEKLRPALVYIEQQLEIPFQIADISSKLNYNSSYFAKLFKKGMGMTFTSYVQMRRMKRAEQLLLTEAWSVTEISGKVGFTSPAQFYQLFKRHFGCSPRQFVEKRTVPKR; encoded by the coding sequence GTGCCCGTGAATCTGACAGCTTACGATAAAGAACATGTGGATTATGAAGATCCAAATTTCCGAATGAAAATATGGACCCTGCATCATCCCAGCCAACTATCCGATCAATATGGGCCCTGGCACTATCATGAAGAGGTGGAGTTGATCGCTGTGCTGCAAGGTACCTTGACGATGGAAACAACACATCTCAACTATCATCTGCAAGCTGGTCATGTGGTGCTGCTCGGCTCCAATGAACTGCACAGATCCCACAAACATGGACATGACGATCTGCTGTATATCGTCTGTCATGTTGATATGGCTGCTTTTATGGATCCATCCTTGCTTTCGTATTTCGCCGCATTTACCGGCCGCTCGGCTAATTTAACACAGTTCAATGAAACGCTGCGCCAATATCCGGCAAGCATGCAGGTCATTTACCAACTTATCCATCAGATGCTGCTCGATATGACCATACAACCGCGGGGCTACGAGCTCTCTATAAATGCCAGTTTGAAAAAGCTCATGTACACATTAATTCAAATTGATGATACCCACATCATTAAACCGATGGATCCACAGCTAGCGGAGAAATTGCGTCCTGCACTTGTCTATATCGAACAACAGTTGGAAATTCCTTTCCAAATTGCGGATATAAGCAGCAAGCTGAACTATAATAGCAGCTATTTTGCCAAGCTGTTCAAAAAAGGAATGGGGATGACGTTTACGTCCTACGTCCAGATGCGCCGAATGAAACGAGCAGAGCAGCTCTTGCTAACAGAGGCGTGGTCTGTAACTGAAATTAGCGGCAAAGTAGGGTTTACCAGTCCAGCCCAGTTTTATCAATTATTCAAAAGGCATTTCGGCTGCTCGCCTAGGCAGTTTGTTGAGAAACGGACCGTTCCTAAACGTTAA
- a CDS encoding PhnE/PtxC family ABC transporter permease gives MQDNFFARKRLKTLLYCALLLAITLIAILITNYDVIKGFTSIPKAADWAFNNFYPNEKSLKRLPVIISSISETVLVSIAATAVAALFALMFAIAGSHTTGVGGVFGFVSRSVATVFRNIDVSAWSMILLISFGQNVLTGYFALFFGTFGFLTRAFTESIDEVSSSSVEALRSTGASYFSIISQSVIPACIPQLISWILFMMETNIRQATLIGILTGTGIGFLFNLYYKSLNFSAASLVVLVLVLAIFVIETVSTYIRKVIM, from the coding sequence ATGCAAGATAATTTCTTTGCCAGAAAGCGCTTGAAGACGCTGCTTTATTGTGCCTTATTGTTAGCCATAACTCTAATTGCCATACTCATAACGAACTATGACGTCATCAAAGGTTTTACTTCTATACCTAAGGCGGCCGATTGGGCATTCAACAATTTTTATCCGAACGAAAAGTCGTTGAAACGGCTTCCCGTTATAATCAGCAGTATCTCTGAGACGGTTCTCGTATCTATAGCGGCAACTGCCGTTGCAGCCTTATTTGCCTTGATGTTCGCTATTGCAGGCTCGCATACGACTGGGGTAGGAGGCGTGTTCGGTTTTGTGAGCCGATCGGTCGCGACCGTATTCCGCAACATTGATGTATCCGCATGGTCGATGATATTGCTAATTTCTTTCGGTCAAAATGTACTGACTGGATACTTTGCGCTTTTTTTTGGCACCTTCGGCTTTTTGACCCGCGCCTTCACGGAGTCGATTGACGAAGTAAGCAGCAGTTCGGTAGAAGCATTAAGATCTACAGGAGCGAGCTATTTCTCCATTATTTCGCAATCAGTTATTCCAGCCTGCATCCCACAGCTGATCAGTTGGATTTTGTTCATGATGGAAACGAACATTCGCCAGGCTACTTTAATAGGCATTCTAACCGGCACGGGTATTGGTTTTCTTTTCAACTTGTATTACAAGAGTCTTAATTTCAGCGCTGCATCTTTAGTTGTCCTCGTTCTCGTCCTTGCTATCTTTGTGATAGAAACGGTTTCAACCTACATCAGGAAGGTGATCATGTAA
- a CDS encoding sensor histidine kinase, translated as MQISRLKLKHQILLIFLFSVFIFTIMEVYSYYSFYNLTQKRAVNYGNTIIEQTRQKIDSVFNDIKVSTNIAVDNKWVQEFTIADDDYKRGFEIGTYVIDLIEYMRLFNSYLNGIVITDNQGRRVSSLATANGDITFSNQYIHFINSFKNESETVVKGEFTNLLKDEKTGNDYFFYIAPIIEAIGGVQFSKKTGYCSVMVNMDKIQDLVENTELTPNSALYILNSRNEVIASNHAKLHSNLFKEILSIDNQSLTNGVKTKINGEDVIVQAKGLRQADEWRIVSMIPVHELTTDMKAIKNISIIAGIGIIISMMILGYFFLNNLTRPVMGLVSDMKKIGNRDRSFRVKVRSTNEVGVLAYDINRMIDNMEEMTSHVISTQARLYEAELSKKQAEFSALQSQINPHFLYNTLNCISSIGLEYGSKEIAQMTSSMSKIFRYSIEKSELVLISEEIQCIKAYLNIISIRYENKFSLEVKVDDKLLGMKTPKMILQPIVENSVYHGLESMDAGGQLCVSGNMDENGDICFQVADTGRGIGQDELERMKAKLHMDYSERVGNSLEGKNIGLSNINNRIKLLFGEDYGVEIESQLGHGTTVIVKIPSI; from the coding sequence TTGCAGATTAGTAGACTGAAACTCAAACATCAAATCTTACTGATATTTTTATTTTCGGTTTTCATATTTACAATCATGGAAGTCTATTCCTACTATAGTTTTTATAATTTAACCCAAAAGAGAGCTGTAAATTATGGGAATACGATCATAGAACAAACTCGCCAAAAGATCGATTCTGTTTTTAACGATATTAAAGTCAGTACGAACATAGCTGTCGATAATAAATGGGTACAGGAGTTTACCATTGCAGATGATGACTATAAGAGGGGCTTTGAAATTGGCACTTATGTCATTGATCTCATTGAATATATGAGGTTATTTAATTCTTATTTGAATGGCATTGTGATTACGGATAATCAAGGAAGAAGAGTTTCCAGTTTAGCGACGGCCAACGGTGATATTACGTTTTCAAATCAGTATATTCATTTTATTAATTCATTTAAAAATGAGAGTGAGACCGTTGTTAAAGGGGAATTTACAAACTTATTAAAGGACGAAAAAACAGGAAATGACTATTTCTTTTATATAGCACCCATTATTGAGGCGATTGGCGGGGTGCAATTTTCTAAAAAGACAGGCTATTGTTCCGTAATGGTGAATATGGATAAGATACAAGACCTTGTGGAAAACACAGAATTAACGCCTAATTCAGCTTTGTATATCCTTAACAGCCGAAATGAGGTCATCGCGTCAAATCATGCAAAATTGCATAGCAATTTATTCAAGGAGATTCTTTCGATAGATAATCAAAGTTTAACGAATGGGGTAAAAACCAAAATCAATGGAGAAGATGTCATCGTACAGGCAAAAGGCTTGAGGCAGGCGGACGAGTGGCGGATCGTAAGTATGATACCGGTGCATGAACTGACAACGGATATGAAGGCGATTAAGAATATTAGCATTATTGCAGGAATTGGAATCATAATTAGTATGATGATTCTGGGGTACTTTTTCTTAAACAATCTGACTCGACCTGTGATGGGGCTTGTCTCAGATATGAAGAAAATTGGAAATCGCGACAGGAGCTTTCGGGTGAAGGTACGTTCAACCAATGAAGTTGGCGTTCTGGCCTATGATATCAATAGGATGATTGACAATATGGAAGAGATGACGAGTCATGTTATTAGTACCCAGGCAAGATTATATGAGGCGGAATTGAGTAAAAAACAAGCAGAGTTTTCTGCCTTGCAAAGTCAAATCAACCCGCATTTCCTTTATAATACTTTAAATTGCATTAGTAGTATCGGTCTAGAATACGGCAGTAAGGAAATCGCGCAGATGACTTCAAGTATGTCAAAGATTTTTCGATATAGTATTGAAAAGAGCGAACTTGTTTTAATCAGTGAAGAAATTCAATGCATTAAGGCCTATCTCAATATTATTTCCATTCGATATGAAAACAAGTTCTCTTTGGAAGTTAAGGTTGATGACAAGCTATTAGGTATGAAAACACCTAAAATGATCTTGCAGCCCATTGTAGAAAATTCCGTCTATCATGGACTCGAAAGTATGGACGCAGGAGGACAGCTGTGTGTAAGCGGCAATATGGACGAGAATGGAGATATCTGTTTTCAAGTAGCGGATACGGGGAGAGGGATAGGACAAGATGAGCTGGAACGCATGAAAGCGAAACTGCATATGGATTATTCGGAGAGAGTGGGAAACAGTTTAGAAGGGAAAAATATAGGGCTTTCCAATATTAATAATAGGATAAAGCTGCTGTTTGGAGAGGATTACGGGGTAGAGATAGAGAGTCAACTTGGTCATGGAACGACAGTGATTGTTAAGATTCCATCTATATGA
- the phnC gene encoding phosphonate ABC transporter ATP-binding protein, translating into MTTLLEFKQVSKQYGSDTKALSDVNFAVREGEFVSIIGPSGAGKSTLLRCINRMIDASSGEILFNGVDILASKKNELKRLRTQMGMVFQHYNLVNRLSVIENVLHGRLGYKSTLEGILGLYSKEEKHQAFSILTTLGLEQQIYKRCDQLSGGQKQRVGIARALVQNPKILLCDEPIASLDPNASKVIMDHLRNISTTMGITVIVNLHQVDTALKYSDRILGVNKGSIVYDGHPSGINREQLSRIYGSEVHEHQEELGELEELEGSYAR; encoded by the coding sequence ATGACAACATTACTGGAATTCAAGCAGGTATCCAAGCAGTATGGTTCGGATACAAAAGCGTTATCTGATGTTAATTTCGCTGTGAGAGAAGGCGAGTTTGTGTCGATTATCGGCCCCTCAGGGGCTGGTAAATCCACATTGCTTCGCTGTATTAACCGCATGATTGATGCAAGCAGTGGCGAAATTTTATTTAATGGCGTCGATATTTTGGCAAGTAAGAAGAACGAATTGAAACGGCTGAGAACTCAGATGGGCATGGTATTCCAGCATTATAATTTAGTGAATAGACTGTCAGTCATCGAAAATGTTTTGCACGGGCGGCTTGGTTATAAGTCCACACTGGAAGGGATTCTGGGGCTTTACTCCAAAGAGGAGAAGCATCAAGCCTTTAGCATTTTGACAACACTCGGACTAGAACAGCAAATCTACAAGCGGTGTGATCAACTGAGCGGTGGACAAAAGCAGAGAGTTGGGATTGCCAGGGCGCTTGTGCAGAATCCCAAAATACTGCTGTGCGATGAGCCGATCGCTTCGTTAGATCCTAATGCCTCCAAGGTCATCATGGATCATCTGCGTAATATTTCTACCACGATGGGTATCACGGTTATCGTCAACCTGCATCAAGTGGATACAGCATTGAAATACTCAGACCGGATACTTGGTGTAAACAAGGGATCCATCGTTTACGATGGTCATCCGTCAGGAATCAATCGCGAGCAGTTATCCAGAATTTACGGTTCGGAGGTTCATGAGCATCAAGAAGAGTTGGGAGAGCTAGAAGAGCTGGAGGGCAGTTATGCAAGATAA
- the phnX gene encoding phosphonoacetaldehyde hydrolase has product MSKERINAVIFDWAGTVIDYGCFAPMHAFIQTFEEAGVPITDREARIPMGLLKWDHIQAILEMERVRNTWGDVFGTQAVKEDVDRLYVRFEAILMESLKTYTDPIPGALETVRQLRDAGIAIGSTTGYTASMMAVIVPEAARKGYSPDCMIASDEVKAGRPYPNMIFQNLVELGIYPPKSVIKVGDTVSDIHEGRNAGVWTVAIILGSSELGLTQTEVESLHPDELAERMNQTRLTFEEAGADYIIGSITQLPLVIEELERSGLDRGMR; this is encoded by the coding sequence ATTAGTAAGGAACGTATTAATGCAGTTATTTTCGATTGGGCTGGAACCGTGATTGATTATGGCTGCTTCGCGCCGATGCATGCCTTTATTCAAACTTTTGAAGAAGCGGGGGTACCGATCACAGATCGGGAAGCAAGGATTCCAATGGGCCTACTGAAATGGGATCATATTCAAGCTATTTTGGAGATGGAAAGAGTAAGAAACACTTGGGGCGATGTATTCGGCACGCAAGCTGTCAAGGAGGATGTTGATCGTCTCTATGTCCGATTCGAAGCGATATTGATGGAATCGTTAAAAACCTACACGGATCCGATTCCGGGAGCTTTAGAAACGGTGAGACAGCTTCGTGATGCGGGGATTGCCATCGGGTCGACGACCGGATATACAGCAAGTATGATGGCGGTCATCGTACCGGAAGCAGCGCGGAAGGGATATTCGCCCGACTGCATGATCGCATCGGATGAAGTCAAGGCTGGCCGACCTTATCCAAATATGATATTCCAGAACTTAGTGGAGCTTGGTATTTATCCTCCGAAATCAGTCATCAAGGTTGGAGATACGGTGTCCGATATTCATGAAGGCAGGAATGCGGGGGTATGGACGGTCGCTATCATACTAGGAAGTAGTGAGTTGGGTTTAACGCAGACTGAAGTGGAGAGCTTGCATCCTGATGAACTTGCAGAACGCATGAATCAAACGAGACTAACATTCGAGGAAGCAGGAGCAGACTATATTATCGGCTCAATCACGCAGCTGCCTCTTGTTATTGAAGAGCTTGAACGAAGCGGCTTGGATCGGGGAATGAGATGA
- a CDS encoding phosphonoacetaldehyde reductase, translating to MNQYYNPVAVFLGTESAEAFAELFNKRYADVKRVLLLAREAGVEQSDCLQPVLNALSKKETLFIEVTLNNPNVADILKLKQETEPFQYELIVAIGGGSVMDAAKVLSALQPKKLSTVAEVREAITHEGYRSEPYFTPWVGIPTTSGTGSEVTCWATVWDEECGSKYSVSDERLYASAALILPELTVTMPLRLSVATALDALCHATESYWSVHTNTVTRVYALQAIERIRRTLPLLIEQPSNLVWREQLSVASLMAGLAFSNTRTTACHSISYPLTMLYGIDHGVAASITLTTILRHNQDSLIEPDQLFSAFGAADVDGVDDLIRSIYTLYGLSSSLSSYGVTVEGIREVVSHSYTKGRMDNNPAHISPEELERMLVSLL from the coding sequence ATGAACCAATATTATAATCCGGTAGCTGTGTTCTTAGGAACAGAATCGGCGGAAGCATTCGCTGAGTTGTTTAACAAACGTTATGCAGATGTCAAGAGAGTATTGCTTCTTGCAAGAGAGGCGGGCGTTGAGCAGAGTGATTGTTTACAGCCTGTCTTGAATGCACTCTCTAAGAAGGAAACGTTATTCATTGAAGTAACCTTGAATAATCCCAATGTGGCAGATATTTTGAAGCTGAAACAGGAGACTGAGCCTTTCCAGTATGAACTTATTGTGGCCATTGGCGGAGGCAGTGTCATGGATGCTGCTAAAGTGCTGTCGGCTTTACAACCAAAGAAGTTATCTACAGTCGCCGAAGTGCGAGAAGCTATTACACATGAGGGGTATCGCAGTGAGCCGTATTTCACCCCGTGGGTCGGTATTCCGACGACATCGGGAACGGGTTCTGAGGTTACTTGCTGGGCAACCGTATGGGACGAAGAATGTGGAAGCAAATATTCGGTTTCGGATGAGCGGCTGTATGCTAGCGCAGCTTTAATTCTTCCAGAGTTGACCGTGACGATGCCGCTGCGTCTAAGCGTTGCTACAGCGCTAGATGCCTTGTGCCATGCGACCGAGTCGTATTGGTCTGTTCATACCAACACAGTTACTCGTGTTTACGCACTGCAAGCGATCGAGCGAATTCGGCGTACGCTTCCATTATTAATCGAGCAACCCTCTAACTTGGTATGGAGAGAGCAGTTATCCGTGGCAAGTTTGATGGCCGGATTGGCATTTAGCAATACGAGGACGACGGCCTGCCATTCGATATCTTATCCACTTACGATGCTTTACGGCATTGATCATGGTGTCGCTGCCAGCATAACGCTAACGACCATTTTGAGACATAATCAGGATTCATTAATAGAACCGGATCAATTATTTAGTGCATTTGGAGCAGCGGACGTAGACGGAGTAGATGATCTCATTCGAAGTATTTATACCCTATATGGATTGTCAAGCAGTCTTAGCTCATATGGCGTTACAGTCGAGGGAATCCGCGAGGTTGTGTCTCACTCTTATACGAAAGGGAGAATGGATAATAATCCTGCGCACATATCTCCTGAAGAACTTGAACGTATGCTTGTTTCATTATTATAA